A single window of Montipora capricornis isolate CH-2021 chromosome 14, ASM3666992v2, whole genome shotgun sequence DNA harbors:
- the LOC138032330 gene encoding uncharacterized protein isoform X2, protein MEVDSSVKRANDLNLEEVSSATQQKRVKTVFKTLWDDTNSEKPFQVGKLNLREHILAKSNELRSLEAIASDLQDPRVEARVEVVERSGKPSLVVVKKRKASLSDDVPFDDVRLVVDANGEYRLFVYHFELVRRGTININQPGQLRNAINEVVENRPCPGVDTRITGQQDYLSSEVEEQSLPWHRVLSRNCARLIKNAQCESGRKCRCCYKTEQKLSERLNQKKSLTEEDVRSRQSVSSKVRFSCLSPKSQSKRLKNMRQSRKNMTKQVKRYRKKFSVLMPDTHSSDLDKLMERVESTPMGRKEFEKCVAEADSLRPGAGQVLREIWDSDKVNFRKDQAKNGYGHRSNRWTQATWRVALAIYARCPVLFDDLKKLDILQLPCRRSLERVMAKRTVEEGIHEERIIEQLTLFNQFKTTAVLSGRPEPLGVGELLFDETKSMLTTPNEHVQQSF, encoded by the exons ATGGAAGTCGATAGCTCTGTTAAAAGAGCAAATGATTTAAATTTGGAAGAAGTCAGCTCAGCCACACAACAAAAGAGAGTGAAAACGGTGTTTAAGACACTCTGGGATGACACGAACAGTGAGAAACCCTTTCAG GTTGGTAAGCTTAACCTTCGTGAACACATTCTTGCCAAGAGCAACGAATTAAGATCTCTTGAAGCCATCGCGTCAGATCTCCAGGATCCCAGAGTAGAGGCTCGTGTCGAGGTTGTGGAAAGAAGTGGAAAGCCATCCCTGGTTGTCGTCAAGAAACGGAAAGCCTCTCTCTCTGACGACGTGCCTTTTGACGACGTGAGACTCGTTGTTGATGCAAATGGTGAATATCGTTTGTTTGTGTACCACTTTGAGCTCGTAAGAAGGGGCACAATTAATATTAATCAGCCGGGACAACTGAGAAATGCAATAAACGAAGTCGTCGAGAATCGTCCTTGTCCTGGAGTGGACACTAGGATAACTGGCCAGCAGGATTATCTGTCCTCAGAAGTAGAAGAACAGTCCCTTCCTTGGCACAGAGTTTTGTCAAGAAATTGCGCGCGATTGATAAAAAATGCCCAATGTGAGAGTGGAAGAAAGTGTCGATGTTGctacaaaacagaacaaaaactgTCAGAACGCTTAAACCAAAAGAAGTctctgactgaagaagacgTAAGGAGCAGACAATCTGTGTCATCCAAAGTTCGCTTCTCTTGCCTCAGTCCAAAGAGCCAAAGTAAGCGATTGAAAAATATGCGGCAATCAAGGAAAAACATGACAAAGCAGGTCAAACGGTACAGAAAGAAGTTCTCTGTTTTAATGCCTGATACACATAGCTCTGACTTGGACAAATTGATGGAGCGAGTTGAATCTACACCCATGGGAAGaaaggaatttgaaaaatgtgtggcagAAGCTGATAGTTTACGACCCGGTGCAGGGCAAGTCTTGCGTGAGATATGGGATTCGGACAAAgtgaatttccgaaaagatcAGGCAAAAAACG GATATGGACATCGATCTAATCGTTGGACTCAGGCGACTTGGCGAGTGGCTCTTGCTATTTATGCACGCTGCCCGGTCCTGTTTGATGACCTCAAGAAGCTGGACATTCTCCAGCTTCCATGCAGGAGATCCTTGGAGAGGGTAATGGCAAAGAGAACAGTAGAGGAAGGTATCCATGAAGAAAGAATCATCGAGCAACTCACTTTGTTTAATCAATTTAAAACCACTGCAGTCCTTAGTGGAAGACCAGAGCCACTGGGAGTTGGAGAACTCTTGTTTGATGAGACAAAG AGTATGTTGACAACTCCAAACGAGCACGTGCAGCAAAGTTTTTAG
- the LOC138031750 gene encoding uncharacterized protein yields MAWYSVNTSMMIYYLRAHCPGVKQAWLADDSAGGGVITSLYDWYKLLSQEGEKFGYLVNGSKSWLIVKSEEAAAEAARVFGDEVNITIEGQRHLGAVIGSQEYKDMYCKEKVRAWKGELETLSEIAKNQPHAAYIAFTKGFKSKFTYFLRTIESFEDYIDPVQEVIDDLLLPTFFGQTEPLPDEVRQLATLTTAQGGLGVPDLRSEAPQQFTASASITAAHVDSITTQSTIMITGENSVEELKRHHQALKAEREKAKMESIDSTLSPDLLRLANQARDKGASSWLNAIPLKDQGLALNKQEFRDSLRLRYNLPLTDLPAQCVCGDRFNVGHALSCKKGGFVAQRHDGVRNLLTSFITKVCKNVEAEPRLLPLDNERMHLRSAVTSSEARLDIKAGDFWSRGVTAFFDVRVTHVNSKCNQSKPTSEVFKDQEEEKKRKYQQRVLEVEMGSFTPLVFGTNGGMGNECQRFLKHLADNDKIYKQIHGCAVGSPVSPVVANLCMEEIGEYKSAISAIDVAPKVWKRYVDDSFCIIKKDEIPAFHNILNSLDPHISFTIEQENNGQIPFLDTLVSRHNGTINVDVYRKPTHTDRYLDSLSYNAPPCGIQIAFSHG; encoded by the exons ATGGCTTGGTACTCGGTTAATACATCAATGATGATTTATTATTTGAGAGCACACTGCCCGGGGGTTAAACAAGCATGGCTCGCGGATGATTCGGCAGGCGGTGGAGTAATCACATCGCTTTACGATTGGTACAAGCTGTTGAGTCAGGAAGGAGAGAAGTTCGGTTACCTTGTGAATGGGTCAAAGAGTTGGCTTATAGTAAAGTCAGAGGAAGCTGCCGCAGAAGCAGCGAGAGTATTCGGTGATGAAGTTAATATCACTATTGAGGGTCAACGTCATCTAGGAGCGGTCATTGGATCACAAGAATACAAGGATATGTATTGTAAGGAGAAAGTGCGTGCATGGAAAGGGGAACTTGAAACACTATCAGAAATTGCTAAGAATCAGCCCCACGCAGCGTATATCGCTTTTACGAAGGGGTTCAAGTCCAAGTTTACTTATTTTCTTCGCACAATTGAGTCATTTGAGGACTATATCGACCCAGTCCAGGAGGTAATCGACGATCTACTACTTCCAACATTCTTTGGCCAGACAGAGCCTCTTCCCGACGAAGTGCGCCAACTCGCTACCTTGACAACGGCCCAAGGGGGACTAGGCGTGCCGGATCTGAGATCGGAAGCACCACAACAGTTTACCGCATCAGCATCAATCACAGCCGCACATGTAGACTCCATAACAACTCAGAGTACCATCATGATAACAGGCGAAAATTCCGTAGAGGAGCTGAAACGTCACCACCAGGCGCTAAAGGCCGAAAGGGAAAAGgcaaaaatggagtcgattgACTCCACCCTCTCCCCTGATCTTCTTCGATTGGCCAATCAAGCAAGAGACAAAGGGGCCAGCTCTTGGCTTAACGCGATCCCCCTCAAAGATCAAGGTCTAGCTCTTAACAAGCAAGAATTCAGAGACTCTCTGCGGCTACGTTACAACTTGCCTCTCACCGACCTACCAGCCCAGTGCGTTTGTGGGGATAGATTCAATGTTGGCCACGCCCTCTCTTGTAAAAAAGGAGGGTTTGTGGCACAAAGGCATGATGGTGTACGAAACCTACTGACATCATTCATCACCAAAGTTTGTAAGAATGTGGAGGCGGAGCCACGCCTCTTACCTCTTGACAACGAACGGATGCATCTTAGAAGCGCAGTTACCAGCTCAGAGGCACGTTTAGACATCAAGGCGGGAGATTTCTGGTCTAGAGGAGTTACAGCATTTTTCGACGTCAGGGTCACGCATGTTAACTCCAAATGTAACCAGAGCAAGCCGACATCCGAAGTCTTTAAAGACCAAGAAGAGGAGAAAAAGCGGAAGTATCAGCAACGAGTGCTTGAGGTCGAGATGGGATCCTTTACACCCTTGGTTTTCGGAACGAACGGTGGGATGGGAAATGAGTGCCAACGATTTCTTAAGCACTTAGCAGACAA TGACAAAATCTACAAACAAATTCACGGCTGCGCCGTGGGTAGCCCTGTTAGCCCTGTTGTTGCTAATCTATGCATGGAAGAGATCGGAGAATATAAATCAGCAATTTCTGCCATAGATGTTGCCCCAAAAGTGTGGAAACGCTATGTTGATGATAGCTTTTGCATTATCAAGAAAGATGAAATCCCAGCCTTCCACAACATACTCAACAGTCTGGATCCTCACATTTCCTTCACTATTGAACAAGAGAATAATGGCCAAATTCCATTTCTTGACACTTTAGTATCTCGACATAATGGGACCATCAATGTCGATGTTTACAGGAAACCAACACACACTGACAGATACCTAGATTCTCTTTCGTATAATGCTCCGCCCTGCGGGATTCAGATTGCATTCTCTCACGGCTAG
- the LOC138032330 gene encoding uncharacterized protein isoform X1 yields the protein MEVDSSVKRANDLNLEEVSSATQQKRVKTVFKTLWDDTNSEKPFQVGKLNLREHILAKSNELRSLEAIASDLQDPRVEARVEVVERSGKPSLVVVKKRKASLSDDVPFDDVRLVVDANGEYRLFVYHFELVRRGTININQPGQLRNAINEVVENRPCPGVDTRITGQQDYLSSEVEEQSLPWHRVLSRNCARLIKNAQCESGRKCRCCYKTEQKLSERLNQKKSLTEEDVRSRQSVSSKVRFSCLSPKSQSKRLKNMRQSRKNMTKQVKRYRKKFSVLMPDTHSSDLDKLMERVESTPMGRKEFEKCVAEADSLRPGAGQVLREIWDSDKVNFRKDQAKNGYGHRSNRWTQATWRVALAIYARCPVLFDDLKKLDILQLPCRRSLERVMAKRTVEEGIHEERIIEQLTLFNQFKTTAVLSGRPEPLGVGELLFDETKVQSKIQIRCTDGVAIGYAMNENDWSCLHDVYESLFISENGAGQRASYVLQTYWRDMTSGFEFAGPYFLREVPLDGKFLHDIVFKVISTLEKYRFHVILLVGDGASCNLALLYLQ from the exons ATGGAAGTCGATAGCTCTGTTAAAAGAGCAAATGATTTAAATTTGGAAGAAGTCAGCTCAGCCACACAACAAAAGAGAGTGAAAACGGTGTTTAAGACACTCTGGGATGACACGAACAGTGAGAAACCCTTTCAG GTTGGTAAGCTTAACCTTCGTGAACACATTCTTGCCAAGAGCAACGAATTAAGATCTCTTGAAGCCATCGCGTCAGATCTCCAGGATCCCAGAGTAGAGGCTCGTGTCGAGGTTGTGGAAAGAAGTGGAAAGCCATCCCTGGTTGTCGTCAAGAAACGGAAAGCCTCTCTCTCTGACGACGTGCCTTTTGACGACGTGAGACTCGTTGTTGATGCAAATGGTGAATATCGTTTGTTTGTGTACCACTTTGAGCTCGTAAGAAGGGGCACAATTAATATTAATCAGCCGGGACAACTGAGAAATGCAATAAACGAAGTCGTCGAGAATCGTCCTTGTCCTGGAGTGGACACTAGGATAACTGGCCAGCAGGATTATCTGTCCTCAGAAGTAGAAGAACAGTCCCTTCCTTGGCACAGAGTTTTGTCAAGAAATTGCGCGCGATTGATAAAAAATGCCCAATGTGAGAGTGGAAGAAAGTGTCGATGTTGctacaaaacagaacaaaaactgTCAGAACGCTTAAACCAAAAGAAGTctctgactgaagaagacgTAAGGAGCAGACAATCTGTGTCATCCAAAGTTCGCTTCTCTTGCCTCAGTCCAAAGAGCCAAAGTAAGCGATTGAAAAATATGCGGCAATCAAGGAAAAACATGACAAAGCAGGTCAAACGGTACAGAAAGAAGTTCTCTGTTTTAATGCCTGATACACATAGCTCTGACTTGGACAAATTGATGGAGCGAGTTGAATCTACACCCATGGGAAGaaaggaatttgaaaaatgtgtggcagAAGCTGATAGTTTACGACCCGGTGCAGGGCAAGTCTTGCGTGAGATATGGGATTCGGACAAAgtgaatttccgaaaagatcAGGCAAAAAACG GATATGGACATCGATCTAATCGTTGGACTCAGGCGACTTGGCGAGTGGCTCTTGCTATTTATGCACGCTGCCCGGTCCTGTTTGATGACCTCAAGAAGCTGGACATTCTCCAGCTTCCATGCAGGAGATCCTTGGAGAGGGTAATGGCAAAGAGAACAGTAGAGGAAGGTATCCATGAAGAAAGAATCATCGAGCAACTCACTTTGTTTAATCAATTTAAAACCACTGCAGTCCTTAGTGGAAGACCAGAGCCACTGGGAGTTGGAGAACTCTTGTTTGATGAGACAAAG GTGCAGAGTAAGATTCAGATCCGTTGCACTGATGGTGTTGCCATTGGCTATGCAATGAATGAAAATGACTGGTCATGTCTTCATGATGTTTATGAGTCCCTGTTCATCTCAGAAAATGGAGCTGGTCAAAGGGCAAGTTACGTTCTTCAGACCTACTGGCGGGATATGACATCTGGGTTTGAGTTTGCTGGGCCTTACTTTCTCCGTGAGGTACCCCTGGATGGAAAGTTTCTACATGACATCGTCTTCAAGGTGATCAGTACCCTTGAAAAGTACCGGTTCCATGTCATTCTATTGGTTGGTGATGGAGCTTCCTGTAACTTAGCCCttttatatttacaataa
- the LOC138032330 gene encoding uncharacterized protein isoform X3 — protein MEVDSSVKRANDLNLEEVSSATQQKRVKTVFKTLWDDTNSEKPFQVGKLNLREHILAKSNELRSLEAIASDLQDPRVEARVEVVERSGKPSLVVVKKRKASLSDDVPFDDVRLVVDANGEYRLFVYHFELVRRGTININQPGQLRNAINEVVENRPCPGVDTRITGQQDYLSSEVEEQSLPWHRVLSRNCARLIKNAQCESGRKCRCCYKTEQKLSERLNQKKSLTEEDVRSRQSVSSKVRFSCLSPKSQSKRLKNMRQSRKNMTKQVKRYRKKFSVLMPDTHSSDLDKLMERVESTPMGRKEFEKCVAEADSLRPGAGQVLREIWDSDKVNFRKDQAKNGYGHRSNRWTQATWRVALAIYARCPVLFDDLKKLDILQLPCRRSLERVMAKRTVEEGIHEERIIEQLTLFNQFKTTAVLSGRPEPLGVGELLFDETKELVGLM, from the exons ATGGAAGTCGATAGCTCTGTTAAAAGAGCAAATGATTTAAATTTGGAAGAAGTCAGCTCAGCCACACAACAAAAGAGAGTGAAAACGGTGTTTAAGACACTCTGGGATGACACGAACAGTGAGAAACCCTTTCAG GTTGGTAAGCTTAACCTTCGTGAACACATTCTTGCCAAGAGCAACGAATTAAGATCTCTTGAAGCCATCGCGTCAGATCTCCAGGATCCCAGAGTAGAGGCTCGTGTCGAGGTTGTGGAAAGAAGTGGAAAGCCATCCCTGGTTGTCGTCAAGAAACGGAAAGCCTCTCTCTCTGACGACGTGCCTTTTGACGACGTGAGACTCGTTGTTGATGCAAATGGTGAATATCGTTTGTTTGTGTACCACTTTGAGCTCGTAAGAAGGGGCACAATTAATATTAATCAGCCGGGACAACTGAGAAATGCAATAAACGAAGTCGTCGAGAATCGTCCTTGTCCTGGAGTGGACACTAGGATAACTGGCCAGCAGGATTATCTGTCCTCAGAAGTAGAAGAACAGTCCCTTCCTTGGCACAGAGTTTTGTCAAGAAATTGCGCGCGATTGATAAAAAATGCCCAATGTGAGAGTGGAAGAAAGTGTCGATGTTGctacaaaacagaacaaaaactgTCAGAACGCTTAAACCAAAAGAAGTctctgactgaagaagacgTAAGGAGCAGACAATCTGTGTCATCCAAAGTTCGCTTCTCTTGCCTCAGTCCAAAGAGCCAAAGTAAGCGATTGAAAAATATGCGGCAATCAAGGAAAAACATGACAAAGCAGGTCAAACGGTACAGAAAGAAGTTCTCTGTTTTAATGCCTGATACACATAGCTCTGACTTGGACAAATTGATGGAGCGAGTTGAATCTACACCCATGGGAAGaaaggaatttgaaaaatgtgtggcagAAGCTGATAGTTTACGACCCGGTGCAGGGCAAGTCTTGCGTGAGATATGGGATTCGGACAAAgtgaatttccgaaaagatcAGGCAAAAAACG GATATGGACATCGATCTAATCGTTGGACTCAGGCGACTTGGCGAGTGGCTCTTGCTATTTATGCACGCTGCCCGGTCCTGTTTGATGACCTCAAGAAGCTGGACATTCTCCAGCTTCCATGCAGGAGATCCTTGGAGAGGGTAATGGCAAAGAGAACAGTAGAGGAAGGTATCCATGAAGAAAGAATCATCGAGCAACTCACTTTGTTTAATCAATTTAAAACCACTGCAGTCCTTAGTGGAAGACCAGAGCCACTGGGAGTTGGAGAACTCTTGTTTGATGAGACAAAG GAGTTGGTGGGCTTGATGTAG